In Musa acuminata AAA Group cultivar baxijiao chromosome BXJ3-9, Cavendish_Baxijiao_AAA, whole genome shotgun sequence, a single genomic region encodes these proteins:
- the LOC103998850 gene encoding barley B recombinant-like protein D isoform X2: MVDGGHRQHKRHKPAQFRSICNKIMPQNQMKAHPALKIIALIAERDSAVQERELAISEKTAALAELDMALKERDAAFAKRDNAIMERDNAIAALRYAREKSYNGYNEQGCCSWCTPPLWTSHSHQDAHLDVHESPPQLADAPYDHIRQMHITEAYPISMVADYSEKEMKAKKITTSTQATPHKMSSKSPRKSKKGRGDDSNMLVSHAKKHGKLKGQEIVRGKKDLNEVPTMTDTWRNCNLCFDEFSANELSVPAPVCSCTGKLRQCYRWGDFGWQSSCCTSSLSMYPLPVMPNKRHARMGGRKMSGSAFRKLLRCLAADGYDLSMAVDLKNHWAKHGTNRYITIR, from the exons ATGGTTGATGGTGGACATAGGCAACATAAGAGGCACAAACCAGCTCAGTTCAGGTCAATTTGCAATAAG ATAATGCCTCAAAATCAAATGAAGGCTCATCCTGCTTTGAAGATCATTGCCTTGATAGCTGAGCGGGATAGTGCTGTTCAAGAACGTGAGCTGGCCATCTCTGAAAAGACAGCTGCTTTGGCTGAGCTTGATATGGCTCTGAAGGAACGTGATGCTGCATTTGCTAAGAGGGATAATGCCATTATGGAGCGTGACAATGCAATTGCTGCCCTTCGCTATGCCCGTGAGAAGAGCTATAATGGTTATAATGAACAGGGATGTTGTTCTTGGTGCACTCCTCCCCTATGGACAAGTCATAGCCATCAAGACGCACATCTCGATGTTCATGAATCACCACCCCAATTGGCAGATGCTCCATATGATCACATACGACAGATGCACATAACTGAGGCATATCCAATCTCAATGGTTGCTGATTACAGTGAAAAGGAAATGAAGGCTAAGAAGATCACTACCAGCACCCAAGCCACTCCACACAAGATGTCATCAAAATCACCGAGAAAAAGCAAGAAGGGTCGTGGTGATGATTCGAACATGCTGGTCTCACATGCAAAGAAACATGGCAAGCTGAAGGGTCAGGAGATCGTCAGAGGTAAAAAAGATTTGAATGAGGTCCCTACGATGACAGATACATGGAGAAACTGTAATCTGTGCTTTGATGAGTTCTCTGCTAATGAATTGAGTGTGCCAGCGCCAGTGTGCTCCTGCACTGGGAAGTTACGGCAGTGCTATAGGTGGGGGGATTTTGGATGGCAGTCTTCTTGCTGCACTTCGTCACTGTCCATGTACCCACTTCCTGTCATGCCCAACAAGCGCCATGCTCGGATGGGAGGAAGGAAGATGAGTGGCAGTGCTTTTAGGAAGTTGCTCAGATGCCTGGCAGCTGACGGCTATGATTTGTCAATGGCAGTGGATCTCAAGAACCACTGGGCTAAGCATGGCACAAATCGATACATCACCATCAGGTGA
- the LOC103998850 gene encoding barley B recombinant-like protein D isoform X1 encodes MVDGGHRQHKRHKPAQFRSICNKQIMPQNQMKAHPALKIIALIAERDSAVQERELAISEKTAALAELDMALKERDAAFAKRDNAIMERDNAIAALRYAREKSYNGYNEQGCCSWCTPPLWTSHSHQDAHLDVHESPPQLADAPYDHIRQMHITEAYPISMVADYSEKEMKAKKITTSTQATPHKMSSKSPRKSKKGRGDDSNMLVSHAKKHGKLKGQEIVRGKKDLNEVPTMTDTWRNCNLCFDEFSANELSVPAPVCSCTGKLRQCYRWGDFGWQSSCCTSSLSMYPLPVMPNKRHARMGGRKMSGSAFRKLLRCLAADGYDLSMAVDLKNHWAKHGTNRYITIR; translated from the exons ATGGTTGATGGTGGACATAGGCAACATAAGAGGCACAAACCAGCTCAGTTCAGGTCAATTTGCAATAAG CAGATAATGCCTCAAAATCAAATGAAGGCTCATCCTGCTTTGAAGATCATTGCCTTGATAGCTGAGCGGGATAGTGCTGTTCAAGAACGTGAGCTGGCCATCTCTGAAAAGACAGCTGCTTTGGCTGAGCTTGATATGGCTCTGAAGGAACGTGATGCTGCATTTGCTAAGAGGGATAATGCCATTATGGAGCGTGACAATGCAATTGCTGCCCTTCGCTATGCCCGTGAGAAGAGCTATAATGGTTATAATGAACAGGGATGTTGTTCTTGGTGCACTCCTCCCCTATGGACAAGTCATAGCCATCAAGACGCACATCTCGATGTTCATGAATCACCACCCCAATTGGCAGATGCTCCATATGATCACATACGACAGATGCACATAACTGAGGCATATCCAATCTCAATGGTTGCTGATTACAGTGAAAAGGAAATGAAGGCTAAGAAGATCACTACCAGCACCCAAGCCACTCCACACAAGATGTCATCAAAATCACCGAGAAAAAGCAAGAAGGGTCGTGGTGATGATTCGAACATGCTGGTCTCACATGCAAAGAAACATGGCAAGCTGAAGGGTCAGGAGATCGTCAGAGGTAAAAAAGATTTGAATGAGGTCCCTACGATGACAGATACATGGAGAAACTGTAATCTGTGCTTTGATGAGTTCTCTGCTAATGAATTGAGTGTGCCAGCGCCAGTGTGCTCCTGCACTGGGAAGTTACGGCAGTGCTATAGGTGGGGGGATTTTGGATGGCAGTCTTCTTGCTGCACTTCGTCACTGTCCATGTACCCACTTCCTGTCATGCCCAACAAGCGCCATGCTCGGATGGGAGGAAGGAAGATGAGTGGCAGTGCTTTTAGGAAGTTGCTCAGATGCCTGGCAGCTGACGGCTATGATTTGTCAATGGCAGTGGATCTCAAGAACCACTGGGCTAAGCATGGCACAAATCGATACATCACCATCAGGTGA